The Hydrogenimonas thermophila genome has a window encoding:
- a CDS encoding methyl-accepting chemotaxis protein: MKKIVSIRTKNSWLGVGIFIAFIILQITIGYRISMTKESIEKNHEIYQKEVILQNIYIEFLQYKNDKNKIHIDKIRKYLNTLGEPYRSRILSYLPNFEKQDQNTTLPTKLDQYLKSSIAKIKSDLKISDNLDITKENIIMFIIILIINIIINLALYIFAKRIINNIDILQNGLVTFFEYLNRNISNPTKLNINSNDEFEVIADIINKNIEKIEKDLQKDKECVEEIRNVVHSMSEGDFSYRIHSNPANPEIAELKKSLNTFLDEIQKLYSTILSVLENYKQEDYTPRVSLKAKGEIEVLIDGVNKLGDSLSNSAQLIAKSLAEKSEVLQETSNKLTENIDELSKTLSQTNKNIDIATNQIDDIMQAIESTVHKTNQMKEVANKTSDSAQKGQKLAENTLNAMQEIYSSTNDISEAISVIDSIAFQTNILSLNAAVEAATAGEAGKGFAVVAQEVRNLANKSAEAAKKIKELVSKTQVKSTEGIEISENMKENFLSVVKNVSNTLGLVNSVANEADGEMKKIESINKLIKDIDEMTNQNKVIMQNTYVVTYDLSKISNELYEQVKNKKFVSDN, encoded by the coding sequence ATGAAAAAAATTGTCAGCATTAGAACAAAAAACAGTTGGTTGGGAGTGGGGATTTTCATTGCATTTATAATATTGCAAATAACAATTGGTTACAGAATATCTATGACTAAAGAGAGTATTGAGAAAAATCATGAGATATATCAAAAAGAGGTTATTTTACAAAATATCTATATAGAATTCTTGCAATACAAAAATGATAAGAATAAAATACATATTGATAAAATTAGAAAATATCTAAACACATTAGGAGAACCATATAGAAGCAGAATATTAAGTTATCTTCCAAATTTTGAAAAACAAGATCAAAACACTACATTACCAACAAAACTAGATCAATATTTAAAATCTTCTATAGCTAAAATTAAATCTGATTTGAAAATCTCAGACAATCTGGATATTACAAAAGAGAATATTATTATGTTTATAATCATTTTAATTATAAACATAATTATCAATTTAGCTCTCTATATATTTGCAAAAAGAATAATAAATAATATTGATATTTTACAAAACGGTCTTGTTACATTTTTTGAATACTTAAATAGAAATATATCTAATCCTACAAAATTAAATATAAACTCAAATGATGAGTTTGAAGTCATTGCTGACATAATTAATAAAAATATTGAAAAAATTGAAAAAGATTTACAAAAAGATAAAGAGTGTGTAGAAGAGATAAGAAATGTAGTTCATTCAATGTCAGAAGGAGACTTCTCATACAGAATACATTCAAACCCTGCCAACCCAGAAATAGCTGAACTTAAGAAAAGTCTTAACACATTTTTAGATGAGATACAAAAACTATACTCTACTATTTTATCTGTACTAGAAAATTATAAACAAGAAGATTACACACCTAGAGTCTCTTTAAAAGCAAAAGGTGAAATAGAGGTACTAATAGATGGCGTCAATAAACTTGGTGATTCTCTTAGCAATTCAGCACAACTTATTGCCAAATCTTTAGCAGAAAAAAGTGAAGTATTACAAGAGACATCTAATAAACTGACAGAAAATATTGATGAGCTTTCAAAAACATTGTCTCAAACAAATAAAAATATTGATATTGCTACAAATCAGATAGATGACATTATGCAAGCAATAGAATCAACAGTGCATAAAACAAATCAAATGAAAGAGGTAGCAAATAAAACTTCAGACTCTGCCCAAAAGGGTCAAAAACTGGCAGAAAATACTCTTAATGCAATGCAAGAAATCTACTCTTCTACAAATGACATAAGTGAAGCAATTAGTGTTATTGACTCTATTGCATTCCAAACAAATATCTTATCACTAAATGCTGCAGTTGAAGCGGCAACAGCAGGAGAAGCTGGAAAAGGATTTGCAGTTGTTGCTCAAGAAGTTAGAAACCTTGCAAATAAGAGTGCAGAAGCTGCTAAAAAGATTAAAGAGCTTGTCTCCAAAACACAAGTCAAATCAACTGAAGGTATTGAAATTTCAGAAAATATGAAAGAGAACTTTTTGTCAGTTGTAAAAAATGTTTCAAATACACTTGGGTTAGTCAATTCAGTTGCAAATGAGGCAGATGGAGAGATGAAAAAGATTGAATCAATCAATAAACTTATTAAAGATATAGATGAAATGACTAATCAGAATAAAGTTATTATGCAAAATACTTATGTTGTAACATATGACCTTTCAAAAATTTCAAATGAACTGTATGAACAAGTTAAAAATAAAAAATTTGTAAGTGATAATTGA
- a CDS encoding chemotaxis protein CheV, whose amino-acid sequence MFNNENYIQKNVDYITKSYLRNVMQLAIFHTGGNKIYAINISKIQTFLIKESIEITKTPSANGLVNGVINLRGEYITIVNLDRWIGDNDIDEDVYKIIIVCNYNERKIGILVKDIIKIEEKNSSDLKLPSGNDPKISYVTEIETDDGVNKTCIIFDAEKLLSDINVAKEKGTTIYDIGTMAKLPPIHSDKYLLVAEDSTTVIDKLNELFSSIGIKYEIFENGQLLIDRLETMLPSEIGLIVTDIEMPVKNGYQVIKYIKENPVYKDLPVLSLTSMTNIGVNDKVLSLGAIALINKADIKTLYKYIKQYLEQ is encoded by the coding sequence ATGTTCAATAATGAAAATTATATACAAAAAAATGTTGACTACATTACAAAAAGCTATCTTAGAAATGTTATGCAGTTGGCAATATTTCATACAGGTGGCAATAAAATTTATGCTATCAATATCTCTAAAATTCAGACATTTCTTATTAAAGAAAGTATAGAAATTACTAAAACTCCTTCTGCTAATGGATTAGTAAACGGTGTTATTAATCTTCGTGGCGAATACATAACAATTGTAAATCTTGACAGATGGATTGGAGATAATGATATTGATGAAGATGTATATAAAATTATCATAGTTTGTAACTATAATGAAAGAAAAATAGGAATCCTAGTAAAAGATATCATAAAAATTGAAGAGAAAAACAGTAGTGACCTAAAACTTCCAAGCGGAAATGACCCAAAAATATCTTATGTAACAGAAATTGAAACTGATGATGGAGTTAATAAAACCTGCATTATATTTGATGCTGAAAAACTTTTATCAGATATTAATGTTGCAAAAGAGAAAGGAACAACTATTTACGATATTGGAACAATGGCTAAATTACCACCTATTCACTCAGATAAATACCTTCTTGTTGCAGAAGATTCAACTACAGTTATTGATAAATTGAATGAACTTTTTTCTTCTATTGGCATAAAATATGAGATTTTTGAAAATGGGCAACTACTTATAGATAGATTAGAAACTATGTTACCGAGTGAAATAGGACTTATTGTTACAGATATAGAAATGCCTGTAAAGAATGGTTATCAGGTTATTAAATATATCAAAGAAAATCCAGTTTATAAAGATTTACCGGTACTTTCATTAACCAGTATGACAAACATTGGTGTTAATGACAAAGTATTAAGTCTTGGAGCAATTGCTCTTATAAATAAGGCAGATATAAAAACCCTTTATAAATATATAAAACAGTATTTAGAACAATAA
- a CDS encoding response regulator, which produces MPATKKLIKYGNKVTNIMYADDNILIFTDKSIKIIDKNTLSPKYTIANVSKYQSIHENKIVTVGENVKVINFKDDILLTKFLLDNISCVTLSSVLIGVGKNSGAIAIHSIIGGKNLINLNIFKTKIENISFYTDYIVIAQSKNLIKGINIIEKKIEFKYNDTANITSFTIANDLCFIANQNNELKIYDLKNSRVTDTIYLDFCINKMKYENGLLIMQYENGFQALNIDTSENFVIDEDIKPIIFDSQNDELIAVDTDYNIVKYTINDLIPVKEEPEEDTFKVKFLTVDDSSTMRLIIKNSILNNFEDVEVYEAEDGVKCLDVLKKNPEIDIIFMDWNMPNLNGSETVDKIRENPIYNHIKIIMATTEGAREKVREMVSKGVKGYLVKPFKPESVVPLAQKMIEIVREEKNVQ; this is translated from the coding sequence ATGCCAGCAACAAAAAAGTTAATAAAATATGGCAATAAAGTAACCAATATTATGTATGCTGATGACAATATACTTATATTTACAGATAAAAGTATAAAAATAATAGATAAAAATACGTTATCTCCAAAATATACTATTGCAAATGTTTCAAAATATCAATCTATTCATGAAAATAAAATTGTTACAGTTGGAGAAAATGTAAAAGTAATTAACTTTAAAGATGACATACTTTTAACAAAATTTTTATTGGACAATATTAGCTGTGTTACACTCTCTTCTGTTCTAATAGGAGTAGGTAAAAACAGTGGTGCAATTGCAATTCATAGTATTATTGGCGGAAAAAATTTAATAAACTTGAATATATTTAAAACAAAAATTGAAAATATATCTTTTTACACTGATTATATAGTCATTGCACAAAGTAAAAATCTTATTAAGGGCATTAATATCATAGAGAAAAAAATTGAATTTAAATATAATGACACTGCTAACATAACCTCTTTTACAATAGCAAACGATTTATGTTTTATAGCCAATCAAAACAATGAACTTAAAATTTATGATCTAAAAAACAGTAGAGTTACAGATACCATATATTTAGATTTCTGTATTAATAAAATGAAGTATGAAAATGGCTTGTTAATAATGCAATATGAAAATGGTTTTCAGGCACTAAATATTGATACATCAGAAAATTTTGTAATTGATGAAGATATTAAACCCATTATATTTGATTCACAAAATGATGAGTTAATAGCGGTTGATACAGACTATAATATTGTCAAATACACTATTAATGATCTTATTCCTGTAAAGGAAGAGCCTGAGGAAGATACATTTAAAGTAAAATTCTTAACTGTTGATGACAGTTCAACAATGAGACTGATAATCAAAAACTCCATTTTAAACAATTTTGAAGATGTAGAAGTTTATGAAGCAGAAGATGGTGTTAAGTGTTTAGATGTTTTGAAAAAAAATCCTGAAATTGATATTATTTTTATGGATTGGAATATGCCAAATCTTAATGGTTCTGAAACAGTTGATAAAATTAGAGAAAATCCGATCTATAACCATATAAAAATTATAATGGCAACAACTGAAGGTGCAAGAGAAAAAGTTAGAGAAATGGTAAGCAAAGGCGTAAAAGGATATTTAGTTAAACCTTTTAAACCTGAAAGTGTAGTACCTCTTGCACAAAAAATGATTGAGATAGTAAGAGAAGAGAAAAATGTTCAATAA
- a CDS encoding inorganic phosphate transporter — protein sequence MEINTFEKMQKKAVKKSQTDFLRLGFSLIFMVIVLLATWDKIPGNPFLAVAALFGAYMAMNIGANDVANNVGPAVGSKALTMMGAIIIAAIFESAGALIAGGDVTGTIKKGIIDPMAFAHPDHFVWAMTAALLAAALWLNLATYLKAPVSTTHSIVGGVMGGGIAAAGTFGIVAWGTMGKIAASWVISPILGGLIAAAFLYAIKKTIIYKENTKEAAMKLVPLYVAVMGWAFITYVILKGIKHVVKLGFPTAAGLGFIGAIIIFFLVKATITKYADSLDNERSSVNRLFTIPLIFAAALLSFAHGANDVANAVGPLAGIYDALTHATVSTKAAIPLWVMIIGAVGISLGLALYGPKLIKTVGSEITELDQIRAFSIALAAAITVIIASQLGLPVSSTHIALGGVFGVGFLREWLDRTQRLEYRIKEEKEKLEELKSKLVAFQDELKTIESKDTKTQADYERIVYLFEVINEYEKRIKKENKALKNVYKTKYVQRNAVKKIVAAWIITVPAAAVLSAIIFFVIKGVML from the coding sequence ATGGAGATAAATACTTTCGAGAAGATGCAGAAAAAGGCTGTAAAGAAGAGTCAAACCGACTTCTTACGTCTTGGGTTCTCCCTAATTTTTATGGTCATAGTTTTACTGGCCACTTGGGATAAAATTCCAGGAAACCCATTCCTTGCAGTTGCGGCACTGTTTGGTGCGTATATGGCAATGAATATTGGTGCAAATGATGTTGCAAACAATGTTGGACCAGCAGTTGGTTCTAAAGCGTTGACAATGATGGGGGCTATCATTATTGCAGCTATATTTGAATCTGCAGGAGCCCTTATTGCAGGTGGTGATGTTACAGGTACAATTAAAAAGGGGATCATAGATCCTATGGCATTTGCCCATCCTGATCATTTTGTATGGGCTATGACAGCAGCACTATTGGCTGCAGCACTGTGGCTTAATCTTGCTACATACCTTAAAGCTCCTGTTTCAACCACTCACTCTATTGTTGGCGGTGTTATGGGTGGAGGTATTGCTGCAGCGGGAACATTTGGCATAGTTGCGTGGGGAACTATGGGTAAAATTGCAGCAAGCTGGGTAATATCTCCAATTTTAGGTGGTTTAATCGCTGCTGCTTTTTTGTATGCAATTAAAAAGACTATTATATACAAAGAGAATACTAAAGAAGCAGCAATGAAATTGGTTCCGCTTTATGTTGCTGTAATGGGATGGGCATTTATAACTTATGTTATTTTAAAAGGTATTAAGCATGTAGTCAAGCTTGGATTCCCAACAGCGGCAGGTTTAGGCTTTATTGGTGCAATAATAATATTTTTCCTTGTAAAAGCAACAATTACCAAATATGCAGATTCACTAGATAATGAGCGATCAAGTGTAAATCGACTTTTTACTATTCCACTCATTTTTGCAGCAGCTCTTCTTAGTTTTGCACATGGAGCAAATGATGTTGCAAATGCCGTTGGACCTCTTGCAGGTATATATGATGCTTTAACTCACGCTACAGTTTCTACAAAAGCTGCTATACCTCTTTGGGTTATGATCATTGGTGCTGTAGGCATCTCTCTTGGACTTGCACTATATGGTCCTAAGCTAATTAAAACAGTAGGTAGTGAGATAACCGAGCTTGATCAAATCAGAGCATTTTCTATTGCATTAGCTGCTGCTATTACTGTTATTATTGCTTCTCAGCTTGGTCTTCCTGTCAGCTCAACCCATATTGCACTTGGGGGTGTTTTTGGTGTTGGATTCTTGCGTGAATGGCTAGACCGCACACAACGACTGGAATATCGCATTAAAGAGGAAAAAGAGAAACTTGAAGAGTTAAAGTCTAAACTTGTAGCATTCCAAGATGAACTTAAAACTATTGAATCAAAAGATACAAAGACACAAGCAGATTATGAGCGAATAGTATATTTGTTTGAAGTAATAAATGAGTATGAAAAACGTATTAAAAAAGAGAACAAAGCTCTTAAAAATGTTTATAAAACTAAATATGTACAAAGAAATGCTGTCAAAAAGATAGTTGCAGCTTGGATCATAACTGTTCCAGCTGCAGCTGTGCTTTCAGCAATCATATTTTTTGTAATTAAGGGAGTAATGCTCTAA
- a CDS encoding lysophospholipid acyltransferase family protein: protein MAVQVEEYISKSYPSFVNYPKPFQYSILSFFKRFFHEDEINSFLKEHAHKDAFGFVEAVLDYFDTKVVVDKKEMARIPAYGKVVIIANHPLGALDALALIYLLQDIRKDIKVLANDFLYSFDNLRELLIPIDNISGKMKKSSISSIYEALNKEEAVIIFPSGEVSRVCPDGIKDTKWQNGFYKIAKKAKAPILPIYIDAKNSKSFYLLSMINKSISTAVLPNEMFKFKNKTITFKIGKQIPYKNYSIQSLGSKEIVRLLRKHFYNVAKGKKGIFKSVNEIALPEPRSEIKNELKTGIELGTTFDGKKIILYEGTKMNALFREIGRLREISFRQVGEGSGRKRDIDDYDFIYKHLIVWDDEELEIAGAYRVGVCKDIIDVYGMEGLYTSTLFNYDARFKPYLQNGIELGRSFVQPRYWNSRALDYLWQGIGAYLRQHPDIRYLFGPVSLSATFTEEAKALIVYFYTLYFGSKEPLVKHKEPFRLSNEVKTHLASIFTGSDYRSDMRVLKEELEIRGFSIPVLYKQYAEVCEDGGMELMDFGIDREFNHCIDGFIVVDLKRLKPSKRKRYIGETV from the coding sequence ATGGCTGTTCAGGTAGAAGAGTATATATCTAAAAGTTATCCCTCATTTGTTAACTATCCAAAACCATTTCAATACAGCATTTTAAGTTTTTTTAAAAGATTTTTTCATGAAGATGAGATAAACAGCTTTTTAAAAGAGCACGCTCATAAAGATGCTTTTGGTTTTGTTGAAGCAGTACTAGATTATTTCGATACAAAAGTTGTAGTTGATAAAAAAGAGATGGCACGGATTCCTGCTTATGGAAAAGTGGTTATTATTGCAAACCATCCTCTTGGAGCTTTGGATGCCTTGGCTCTAATATATCTTTTGCAAGATATTCGTAAAGATATTAAAGTTCTAGCAAACGATTTTTTATACTCATTTGATAATCTCAGAGAGCTTTTGATTCCTATAGACAATATCTCAGGAAAGATGAAGAAGAGTTCAATTAGCTCCATTTATGAAGCCTTAAACAAAGAAGAGGCGGTAATTATATTTCCATCAGGAGAGGTTAGCAGGGTTTGCCCAGATGGAATTAAAGATACAAAGTGGCAAAACGGGTTTTACAAGATAGCTAAAAAAGCAAAAGCACCCATTTTGCCAATATACATTGATGCAAAAAATTCAAAAAGTTTCTATCTTCTTTCAATGATCAACAAAAGTATCTCTACTGCAGTTTTACCAAATGAAATGTTCAAGTTTAAAAATAAAACTATAACTTTCAAAATAGGTAAACAGATACCTTATAAAAACTACTCTATACAATCACTCGGATCTAAAGAGATAGTACGACTATTGCGAAAACATTTTTACAATGTTGCAAAAGGCAAAAAGGGCATATTCAAAAGTGTTAATGAGATTGCACTTCCTGAACCTCGCAGTGAGATAAAAAATGAGCTTAAAACAGGTATTGAGTTGGGAACAACCTTTGATGGAAAGAAGATAATTCTTTATGAAGGTACGAAGATGAATGCCCTCTTTAGAGAGATTGGTCGTCTTCGTGAAATATCATTTCGTCAGGTAGGAGAAGGGAGTGGCAGAAAACGTGATATTGATGATTATGACTTTATATATAAACATCTCATAGTATGGGATGATGAAGAGCTGGAAATTGCAGGAGCATACCGTGTCGGAGTCTGTAAAGATATTATAGATGTGTACGGCATGGAAGGGTTATATACATCCACTCTTTTCAATTACGATGCAAGGTTTAAACCATATTTGCAAAATGGTATAGAACTAGGTAGAAGCTTTGTTCAACCTCGATACTGGAACTCTAGAGCTTTGGACTATCTTTGGCAGGGAATTGGAGCTTACTTGCGTCAGCATCCTGATATTAGGTATCTATTTGGACCGGTAAGTCTGAGTGCAACATTTACAGAAGAAGCAAAAGCATTAATTGTATATTTCTATACTCTATATTTTGGCTCTAAAGAACCGCTAGTAAAACATAAAGAGCCATTTAGATTAAGCAATGAAGTAAAAACTCATCTGGCTTCAATTTTTACTGGCAGTGACTACCGAAGCGATATGAGAGTATTAAAAGAGGAACTAGAGATTAGAGGATTTTCTATTCCAGTTCTTTACAAACAGTATGCTGAAGTATGCGAAGATGGTGGAATGGAGTTAATGGATTTTGGAATAGATAGGGAGTTTAACCACTGTATTGATGGTTTTATAGTTGTAGATTTAAAACGACTAAAACCATCTAAGAGAAAACGTTATATAGGAGAAACAGTATGA
- a CDS encoding phosphate-starvation-inducible PsiE family protein yields MSILSKLREYIDIVVAVFIFATLIIVGGDFTKTIILLLELIVIIEVVQMIFLFFKKHRIKIRYMVDAAIIYAIRELMIAITHEHIDTTKLTLLILILFSLFFMRYLSIKITYNSSNDTD; encoded by the coding sequence ATGAGTATACTATCAAAATTACGAGAATATATTGATATTGTCGTCGCCGTATTCATTTTTGCAACACTTATTATAGTCGGCGGCGACTTTACCAAAACAATAATTTTACTTCTTGAACTAATCGTTATTATAGAAGTAGTTCAAATGATTTTTCTTTTTTTCAAAAAACATCGTATAAAAATTAGATATATGGTAGATGCTGCAATCATCTATGCAATAAGAGAATTAATGATTGCCATTACTCATGAGCATATCGATACTACAAAATTAACACTATTGATATTAATTTTGTTTTCACTCTTTTTTATGCGATACCTATCAATCAAAATTACATATAATTCATCTAATGATACTGATTGA
- the pstB gene encoding phosphate ABC transporter ATP-binding protein PstB: MATICEVTHEHIIEVKDFSFYYAGVEKPNLKNINMPIGKGAVTALIGPSGCGKTTLLRCFNRMHDLYPGNRYEGDIHFKGRNILDKKEDLIKLRTQIGMIFQKPTPFPMSIYDNVAYGLRLQGIKSKSELDGRVEQALKDAALWKEVGDRLKSSGTALSGGQQQRLCIARAIAVEPEVLLFDEPTSALDPISTQAIEELIIKLKDRVTIIIVTHNMQQAARVSDYTAFMYLGDLIELGVTEELFITPKEEMTEQYITGKFG, translated from the coding sequence ATGGCAACAATTTGTGAAGTAACACATGAACATATTATTGAGGTAAAAGATTTCAGTTTCTACTACGCAGGTGTTGAAAAACCTAACTTGAAAAATATAAATATGCCAATTGGAAAAGGTGCTGTTACAGCATTAATTGGACCAAGTGGCTGCGGAAAGACAACCTTGCTGCGCTGCTTTAACAGAATGCATGATCTCTACCCTGGAAATAGATATGAAGGAGACATTCACTTTAAAGGGCGTAATATCTTAGATAAGAAAGAGGATCTTATTAAACTGCGTACACAGATAGGAATGATTTTTCAAAAGCCTACACCATTTCCTATGAGCATTTATGACAATGTAGCATACGGATTACGTCTGCAAGGCATAAAATCTAAAAGTGAACTTGATGGAAGAGTTGAACAGGCACTAAAAGATGCAGCACTATGGAAAGAGGTTGGAGATCGTCTTAAAAGTTCAGGTACTGCACTGTCCGGTGGGCAACAACAGCGTCTATGCATTGCTAGAGCCATTGCAGTTGAGCCAGAAGTTTTACTCTTTGATGAACCAACATCAGCCCTAGATCCAATCTCAACTCAAGCTATTGAAGAGCTTATTATTAAACTAAAAGATAGAGTAACTATTATCATTGTTACTCACAATATGCAGCAAGCTGCCCGTGTAAGTGACTATACTGCATTTATGTATCTTGGTGATCTCATAGAACTTGGTGTTACAGAAGAGCTGTTTATTACACCTAAAGAAGAGATGACTGAGCAATACATCACAGGAAAGTTTGGATAA
- the pstA gene encoding phosphate ABC transporter permease PstA produces the protein MTLQERRILLNKIIMILSSAAAIAGMLFLFWIIGVLLYKGFNALSLDIFTYDMAPPGREPSGLRNALVGQLILVIGASIIGVPIGVLAGTYLSEYGGKKSKLARVIRDISDIMMSTPSIVIGAFVYAILVEPIGHFSGWAGIAALAVMMVPIVLRTTDDMLQLVPGSLREAAAALGAPKYKVIIQVVYRGAKTGMLTGILLSVARIAGETAPLLFTSFSNNFFSTDLNQPIASLTVTMFNYATSPYDDWINQGWAAALILALFVLGANIIGRIIIRNKKGNR, from the coding sequence ATGACACTTCAAGAGAGACGAATTCTTTTAAATAAAATTATTATGATTCTTTCCTCTGCTGCAGCAATAGCAGGGATGCTGTTTCTTTTCTGGATTATAGGCGTACTTTTATATAAAGGTTTTAATGCTTTAAGCTTAGATATATTTACTTATGACATGGCTCCTCCAGGAAGAGAACCTAGCGGTCTTAGAAATGCTCTTGTAGGACAGCTTATTTTAGTGATAGGTGCTTCTATTATAGGTGTTCCTATTGGTGTTTTAGCAGGAACTTACCTAAGTGAGTATGGTGGGAAAAAGAGTAAATTAGCTCGAGTAATACGAGATATTTCAGATATTATGATGAGTACACCTAGTATTGTAATAGGTGCATTTGTTTATGCTATTTTGGTTGAGCCAATTGGACACTTTAGTGGATGGGCAGGAATTGCAGCTTTAGCTGTAATGATGGTACCGATTGTTCTTAGAACTACAGATGATATGTTACAGTTAGTCCCAGGAAGTCTTAGAGAAGCAGCAGCAGCACTGGGAGCACCGAAATATAAAGTTATTATTCAAGTTGTTTATAGAGGAGCAAAAACAGGAATGTTAACAGGTATATTGCTATCTGTTGCACGTATTGCAGGAGAAACTGCACCATTACTGTTTACATCATTTAGTAATAACTTTTTCTCGACTGATCTAAATCAGCCGATAGCATCGCTAACTGTTACTATGTTCAACTACGCTACAAGTCCATATGACGACTGGATCAATCAAGGATGGGCAGCAGCCCTTATTTTAGCCCTATTCGTTCTGGGTGCAAATATTATTGGACGTATTATTATTAGAAATAAAAAAGGAAACCGCTAA
- the pstC gene encoding phosphate ABC transporter permease subunit PstC — MNRILDTVFHNTTRFFAILVLIVLAALFVVLFNEAKPAIDAFGLQFVTNSKWAPNMDIFGGYPAIYGSIVSTIIAMLIATPVAIGIAIFLSELAPPWIATIVGMAIELLAAIPSIIYGMWGLFYLAPILRDIWGGNGLGLATAGFVLSIMILPFMAAITRDAMKTTPAILKESAYGMGATRWEVLKDVVIPYVKSGIIGSIILALGRAIGETMAVTFVMGNAHKVPDSIFKAATSIPVTLANEFTEADTDLYYSSLFYLALILLVISFTVIAIAKFWFLRNLQEQKI, encoded by the coding sequence GTGAATCGAATTCTCGACACTGTCTTCCACAACACAACCCGCTTCTTTGCGATCTTAGTACTGATCGTTCTTGCGGCACTATTTGTTGTACTATTCAATGAGGCAAAACCTGCTATTGACGCATTTGGCTTGCAGTTTGTTACAAATAGCAAATGGGCTCCAAATATGGATATTTTCGGTGGCTATCCAGCTATATATGGTTCAATAGTTTCGACAATCATAGCTATGCTCATAGCTACACCTGTTGCTATTGGAATTGCTATATTTTTGAGTGAACTTGCTCCACCTTGGATAGCTACTATTGTAGGTATGGCAATAGAACTTCTTGCAGCTATTCCTTCCATAATATATGGTATGTGGGGGCTTTTCTATCTTGCACCAATATTGCGTGACATATGGGGTGGGAATGGACTTGGACTGGCAACTGCCGGATTTGTACTCTCTATTATGATTCTTCCTTTTATGGCAGCTATTACAAGAGATGCTATGAAGACAACTCCAGCTATTTTAAAAGAGTCAGCATACGGTATGGGGGCTACAAGATGGGAAGTACTAAAAGATGTCGTCATTCCTTATGTTAAAAGTGGAATCATTGGGTCTATTATTCTAGCTCTTGGTCGTGCTATTGGTGAAACTATGGCAGTTACTTTTGTAATGGGTAATGCACATAAAGTGCCTGACTCTATTTTTAAAGCGGCTACAAGTATTCCTGTAACATTGGCAAATGAGTTTACTGAAGCAGATACAGATCTTTACTACTCCAGTCTATTTTACTTGGCACTCATTCTTCTTGTAATAAGTTTTACTGTTATTGCCATAGCAAAATTCTGGTTCCTTAGAAACCTTCAGGAGCAAAAGATATGA